CCGTCGTTGCGCACCGCCAGCCACTGCAGGCCCTCGGACTCGCCCGCCTCCAGGCGCACCCGCCCGCCGGACGGCGCGTAGCGGAGCGCGTTGGTGGCCAGGTTCTCCACCACGCGGATGAGCAGGCCCGCGTCCCCCGTCAGGTGCAGGCCCGGGGAGGAGGCCAGCTCCAGCCGGATCTTCCGCAGGCGGGCCGCGCCGTCCAGGGAGCGGCGCACCTCGTCCAGCAGGGGGGCCACCGGGAAGGGCTGCTTGCGCGGGGACAGCCGGCCCTGCTCCAGCCGGGGCACGTCCAGCAGGTCGGAGATCATCCGGTCCAGGCGGGCGGTGACGGCGAGCCCCGTGCGCACCGACTCCACCAGCGGCGTCCCGACGGGCAGCTCCTGCTCCATCCACGACAGCGACAGCGTCACGGCCGACAGCGGCGAGCGCAGGTCGTGCACCAGGAACTGCATCAGCTGCTCCTGGTGGGCCTGGAGCGCCTCCAGCTGGGCGTTGCGCCCGTGGGCCTCCGACAGCATGCGCTCGATGGTGCGGTGGGCGTCCTCCACCTCGGTGGCGCGGCGGGCGTCCAGCTGCCGCGCCACCTCCGCGCGCGACAGGTCCATGGCCAGCTGCCGCAGCCGCCCGGTGCCGTAGTGGCTCACCGCCGCGACCAGCACCAGCGTCACCGCGGCCACGGTCACCGCGCCCAGGCCCACGCCCGCCTCGCGCATGAGCACCGCCTGCGCCAGCGCGGACAGGCCCGCCGTGCCATAGACGAGCCAGGGCATCAGCTCCAGGCCGGACAGCGCCACCACGAGCGCGAAGAGCCCCAGGCTGAAGCCCGCGACGCCCGCGGGGAAGGGCGACACGGGCAGCGCCAGCTGCTGGAGCCCGAACACCAGCCCCACGTCCACCAGCGACTGCACCACGCCCAGCTGCCGCGAGAAGGGCCGGGAGCGCAGCGCGAAGAGCATCGCCACCACGCCGCCGTAGCAGAGCAGCAGCGGGGGATAGTGCGTCCAGTCGCGGGCGCCGGACAACCACAGCCCCACGCTCACGGCGAAGAACACGGCCGTGCCCACCAGCCGCACCGCCGCTCCCGCGCCCAGCACATGTTTGCGCTGGGCGGCCACGACCCGCGCGAGTTCATTCTCAAAGGCGACGGGAGGTTCTGTGTCCATGGGACGCTCCCGTTTTCCCCGCTTCCTCCCCGCCCGGCAAGTTCATGGCCGCCTCGTCTTTCGCGACACCCGCCGGACCCCTAGAAACAGGGGCTGGCGGGAGGGGGTCGTCCGGTGGCCCTGGCCCCGGCCGGGCTGGCGGGCGGTGGCCGTCCGGGGGCAATCATCCGTTCCGGGCAGGCGTAGTCACGATGACACGCGCCTTTCGGCCGGGTGCTTGTGGGTGGCGGAGTTCGTGTAAGGTGGCTGGGATTACGCACAGGCGGAGGTGAGAGCCGACATGTGGCAGCGATTCAAGAGAGCGATGCGGAGCTTCGCGGGCTTCTTCGTCTCCTCCATCGAGGATCCGGAGCTGATTCTCGAGCAGAACATCCGTGACCTGAACGACCAGGTCCCCAAGATGAACGAGTCCATCGCCATGGTCCGGGCGAATGTGACGCTGCTCGAGAAGGAGAACATGAAGTACCAGCAGGACGTGCGGGAGCTGACCGCCAAGGTGAAGGCCGCCATCCAGGCCGGCCGCGACGACCTGGCCGGCACGTACGCGACCAAGCTCCAGGGAGAGAAGGAAGCGCTCGCCCGCAACCAGCAGCAGCTCGACATCGCGAAGCAGGCCTACGAGAAGGCCCTGAACGTCAAGAAGGCGTTCATGCGCGAGAAGGACCGCAAGACCCAGGAGGCGATGAACGCCGTCCGGGACGCGCGGCGCGCCAAGTGGCAGGCGAAGGTCGCCGACACGATGGAGTCCTTCACGGTCGCCGGCGTGGACTCCACGCACGACGAGATGCTGCGCAAGGTGCAGGAGAAGACGGCCATCAACGAGGCGCGCATGCAGATGGCGCTGGAGTCGGTGGACCACCAGGCGGCGGCCATCGAGGAAGAGGCCGAGAAGATCCAGGGCGACGAGCTGGTCAAGCAGTTCAAGATGGAGATGGGCCTGCTGGACAGCCCCGCGCCGGTGTCGGACGTGGGGGCGGGGCCCGAGAAGACCATCGGCAAGAAGGTGGAGATCAAGTAGTTCTCCCCCCATGAAAGAGGCCGGCGCACACGGATGAAGCTGCACCGCGGACCCGGCCTCTTTCTCTTCCTCGCGCTCTGTGTCCTGGGCGCGGGGTACGTGTTCGCCTCGCGGGCGGGCTACCTCGACCGCTTGCAGGCGCGCTTCTTCCCCTCCACCCGCGAAGCCGTGCGGCTGTCCCCCGGTGACTTTCCCGCGGGCGTGGCGGCCCCGGTGGCGGACGTGGCGTCGGTGCCGCTCAGGCCCGTGCTCATCGGCTTCACCCCGCGCGGCTCCGCCTCCGCGCTGCTCGTCGCCGCGGGTGGCTCCACCACGCTGGACAACCCGGTGACGCCCGCTGGCGCGGCCCAGGGCCTGCTCAAGACAGCGTACGCGCTGGATGCGCGCGCGGTGCTCTTCGCCCGGGAGGAGGAGCTGAAGCAGGCCCTGTCCGT
This window of the Corallococcus silvisoli genome carries:
- a CDS encoding sensor histidine kinase, with amino-acid sequence MDTEPPVAFENELARVVAAQRKHVLGAGAAVRLVGTAVFFAVSVGLWLSGARDWTHYPPLLLCYGGVVAMLFALRSRPFSRQLGVVQSLVDVGLVFGLQQLALPVSPFPAGVAGFSLGLFALVVALSGLELMPWLVYGTAGLSALAQAVLMREAGVGLGAVTVAAVTLVLVAAVSHYGTGRLRQLAMDLSRAEVARQLDARRATEVEDAHRTIERMLSEAHGRNAQLEALQAHQEQLMQFLVHDLRSPLSAVTLSLSWMEQELPVGTPLVESVRTGLAVTARLDRMISDLLDVPRLEQGRLSPRKQPFPVAPLLDEVRRSLDGAARLRKIRLELASSPGLHLTGDAGLLIRVVENLATNALRYAPSGGRVRLEAGESEGLQWLAVRNDGIAIPPEARESLFDKYVQGSREKEGRRGYGLGLYFSRLAAEAHGGRLSVEDADGWATSFVLRLPRAQAQDAATAQRR
- a CDS encoding PspA/IM30 family protein yields the protein MWQRFKRAMRSFAGFFVSSIEDPELILEQNIRDLNDQVPKMNESIAMVRANVTLLEKENMKYQQDVRELTAKVKAAIQAGRDDLAGTYATKLQGEKEALARNQQQLDIAKQAYEKALNVKKAFMREKDRKTQEAMNAVRDARRAKWQAKVADTMESFTVAGVDSTHDEMLRKVQEKTAINEARMQMALESVDHQAAAIEEEAEKIQGDELVKQFKMEMGLLDSPAPVSDVGAGPEKTIGKKVEIK